The DNA sequence TACCGGCCGCGGCGGCGTGTGGTGATCAGCTCGGCCTTCTTCAGGACGCTCAGGTGCCGGGATATCTCCGGAGCCGTCATGCCGTGGGCGTCCGCCAGCTCACCCGTGGTGTACGCCCCGCGCGCGAGGTGGCGGCACAGACGCATCCGCACCGGGTGCGAAAGCGCGGCCATGCGGCGCGTGAGCTGCTCCACGGAGGCGGGCTCGGTCAGGCCGGGGGACCTGATCGGGTAGGTGATCGAGGACTGCCAGCCATAGCGGTGCAGGACCATCACGTGCGGCCAGCCGAGGCTGGTCGGCACCAGGACGAGGCCGCCCTCGGCCGTCCTGGTGTGGCCCGACGCCATCTTGTCGATCGTGATCCGCCGGGCGTCCTCGTCCAGGGTCACCGCCCCGGACATCGCCTTCAGGGCCTCGCCGAGGCCCTTGCGGCGCAGCAGCTCGGTCTTGTGCCGGGCGTCCGCGGCGAGCTGGTGGCTGAGCCGGGCCCAGGTGTCCGAGAAGAAGGCCTCGTCGCAGTCCTGCATCAGCTGCCGGAACCAGCCGCGCACGGCGGGCGGGTCGTCCAGGAGCCGCTCGGTGAACGCCACCTGGTGCTCGCCCCGGGCGGCGGCGAGGTCCAGGGCGTGGCGGCGCATGTCCGGGTCGTTCAGCGGGTCCGTCACGCGGTTCTGGTCGTAGGCGAGCTGGCAGGTGAACTCCAGGGCGGCGTCCACGAACTG is a window from the Streptomyces spectabilis genome containing:
- a CDS encoding DUF5937 family protein, whose protein sequence is MSVTIDITGLAPERVHVVPSPLAELGMALHALSETGHHPGLQGWATAVNARLDQSLADRLCEADFLWRTTFSDVFAPFAGIPGKRALPGATLAEELDQLDKLTDEQFVDAALEFTCQLAYDQNRVTDPLNDPDMRRHALDLAAARGEHQVAFTERLLDDPPAVRGWFRQLMQDCDEAFFSDTWARLSHQLAADARHKTELLRRKGLGEALKAMSGAVTLDEDARRITIDKMASGHTRTAEGGLVLVPTSLGWPHVMVLHRYGWQSSITYPIRSPGLTEPASVEQLTRRMAALSHPVRMRLCRHLARGAYTTGELADAHGMTAPEISRHLSVLKKAELITTRRRGRYVQHQLDLGVVSRLGSEFIEGVLR